In Arenibacter algicola, the sequence ATTGATAAGTGGGCATTCCGCCGAAGGCGCCATTGGTCCAGTACGGCTCCCCCCTGTTTTCTTCCTAAAATCGTTTTGTTCCTTGGCCATTCCCGTAAATTGAACAATATCCGATTGCTCAATTACCTTCCCCTGAAGTACGGGATGGAAATAGGCCAATGCTACAATTACAAAAAATACGGTTACAAAAAAATGGATAAAAAAGGCACTTAGACCGTTTCTCATGTTTGGTTGTGGTAAATGGTTATTCAATTTCCTCAAAATCTATGTATTCTCCAACATTTTTTGAGCTGTTCTTTTTCTTGGTCGTTTTTTTATCAATTATAACGTCGCCAATTTGCTCTTCCTCCTGTGGTTGCTGACCTGCAAAACCTTCAAACTGTTCCTTAAAATGTTCCTCGGTCTTTTTTGCGGCATACCTAAACAGTTTAGGAGCAAACCATTTCGCCAGAATTTTAAGCAAATAGTATACTAAGAGTACAATTAGTATCGTTTTTAAAAAACCCATAATTAGTTGACAAATTTTATATCAAAAGTACAATTCTAACGTTGTATTAATAGTGCAAAAGTCTTAAAATAATAATAAAATAGTACCTATGGAGTATAATGTTTCCAAGAAACGCCTTATGAAAATACTAATATTTGGAATTTTCACCATTCCGTTGGTCGCTTTTTCACAGTACACCGATGTCATCAACTCTAACAGGCCTGGACTTTCCGTAAGCGCTTATGCTATAGGTACAAATGTTTTACAGGCCGAATTTGGCATTGGCTATGAACAACAGGACCACACTAGGTTAGCTACCGAATCCAATATTTTAGGAGCTGATCTGTCATTGCGTTACGGCCTTCTTTTCGAAACCTTGGAACTGAATTATGAAGGCACTTTCGACAATCAAAATAAAACATATACCAACACAGGGGTAGAAATTAAGAACACCGATTTTTCCAGAAACAGAATAGGTTTAAAATTTTTAGTCTACGATCCTTTTAAGAATCCCGAAATAATAAACCCAATCTTTACAGCTGGAAGGCCAACTATGGTTTTAAGCTAAAAAACCTAATCCCTGCAGTATCGGTCTACGCAGGTGCCAATTTTGTATTGGGCGACAATCCCTTTTACCGTGGCGACCCCACAGTCTCCCCGAGGGTAATGGTTGCTACCCAAAGCAGGCTTACTCCCCGATTTGTACTTATTTCCAATATTGCATATGACAGATTGGGCTCTGATTTCCCGGAATGGAACTACACGGTATCCTTATCCCATGCCTTTAGAGATCCCAAATGGAGTGTCTTTGTGGAAAACCAAGGAATAAAAAGTGATCGGTACTCGGACGCGCTCCTTAGAGGTGGCGTAGCACATTTATTGGGTGAAAATATGCAGGTGGATATGAACTTGGGCGCCAGTTTTAAAAATACGCCCAGCAGGATCTTTGCCACAATGGGATTCTCCTATAGGGTAGATATGCACAGGGACAAGGTGAAGGCCATTGAAGATCAAAAGGCGGGAGAAAATGGCGGCCCCATCAACAAGAACGCCATGAAGAAAAAGAAAAAGGAAAAAATAAAGGTACCGGTGCAGAGGATATCGATTTGGGGCCTACCAAAAAACAACTACGGAAACTAAAAAAAAGGAAAAGAATAGGGACGATTCTGAAATTGATTTCTAACAAAATAACTTTTGTCCTTTTTCCTATAGATTAATATTGCTAATATTGAACCATACAAGAAACATGGTATGGTTACTCTGAAAGAA encodes:
- a CDS encoding DUF4834 family protein yields the protein MGFLKTILIVLLVYYLLKILAKWFAPKLFRYAAKKTEEHFKEQFEGFAGQQPQEEEQIGDVIIDKKTTKKKNSSKNVGEYIDFEEIE
- a CDS encoding transporter — encoded protein: MKILIFGIFTIPLVAFSQYTDVINSNRPGLSVSAYAIGTNVLQAEFGIGYEQQDHTRLATESNILGADLSLRYGLLFETLELNYEGTFDNQNKTYTNTGVEIKNTDFSRNRIGLKFLVYDPFKNPEIINPIFTAGRPTMVLS
- a CDS encoding transporter; translated protein: MPAVSVYAGANFVLGDNPFYRGDPTVSPRVMVATQSRLTPRFVLISNIAYDRLGSDFPEWNYTVSLSHAFRDPKWSVFVENQGIKSDRYSDALLRGGVAHLLGENMQVDMNLGASFKNTPSRIFATMGFSYRVDMHRDKVKAIEDQKAGENGGPINKNAMKKKKKEKIKVPVQRISIWGLPKNNYGN